In one window of Musa acuminata AAA Group cultivar baxijiao chromosome BXJ3-2, Cavendish_Baxijiao_AAA, whole genome shotgun sequence DNA:
- the LOC135630803 gene encoding F-box/LRR-repeat protein 17-like produces the protein MIHHPPTAAAPARVVAPKKRGSYNCGRCGLPKKGHVCPSADGGSASLHLPRSGNRLRRALSFDEDRPSSSPAPALEDEDERVIEAAALVTMGEPEVVVEEGGEEEDDEEAGWDGEGSLPSSCMVEILRRLSPKELMRAAAVCRGWRECVRKVWRSAEELRLRVSPQSQIGFVGSVLHKCAGLTRLTLTMESDIDATMLACVAFSLPNLEAFEINMAENVVNRITGDELGRFVAEKRCLSTLKVEGCTNIGFLSISSSSLSSLWLSNLYCISKMVFKCPNLRELSLDFTRQENDSTDLITMMECLGRTCPRLRNIHVASIHLSNEAVLSLTSANLRDLRMLSLVLGSRITDAAVTAIVSCCTSLELLDLSGSSITDSGIRMICNVFPETLSRLLLALCPNITSNGVQFAAVQLPLLQLIDCGMSICDTDYQNESAEENVYPNNERSGEYTKCQKSSTMKSQKIYQKLIIKHGTLRKLSLWGCSGLDTLYLNCPELNDLNLNSCTNLHPERLLLQCPNLKNVHASGCQDMLIGAIRNQVLNEFAAAVKDHLPCKRLADGSKRVQVPHFVQQLSDDEKQKRRRMTQCIVHHD, from the exons ATGATCCACCATCCGCCCACCGCCGCAGCCCCCGCGAGGGTGGTAGCCCCCAAGAAGCGGGGCAGCTACAACTGCGGACGCTGCGGCCTCCCCAAGAAGGGCCACGTCTGCCCCTCTGCCGACGGCGGATCCGCCTCCCTCCACCTCCCTCGCTCCGGCAACCGCCTCCGCCGTGCGCTCTCCTTCGACGAGGACCGTCCCTCCTCGTCCCCCGCCCCGGCGCTGGAGGATGAGGATGAGAGGGTGATCGAGGCGGCGGCCCTGGTGACGATGGGGGAGCCAGAGGTGGTCGTcgaggagggaggagaggaggaggacgacgaggagGCGGGGTGGGATGGAGAAGGGTCTCTGCCGTCGTCGTGCATGGTGGAGATCCTAAGGCGGCTGTCGCCCAAGGAGCTGATGCGGGCGGCGGCGGTGTGCCGGGGATGGAGGGAGTGCGTGCGGAAGGTGTGGCGCTCCGCGGAGGAGCTCAGGCTTAGGGTTTCACCTCAATCGCAGATCGGGTTTGTCGGGTCGGTGCTCCACAAATGTGCCGGATTGACGCGGCTCACTCTGACGATGGAAAG TGATATTGATGCTACCATGTTAGCTTGTGTTGCATTCTCACTGCCTAATTTAGAAGCTTTTGAGATAAACATGGCTGAAAATGTGGTCAACAGGATAACAGG gGATGAATTGGGTCGTTTTGTTGCTGAGAAACGATGTCTCTCAACGCTTAAAGTTGAGGGTTGCACCAACATTGGATTTCTCAgtatctcttcatcaagtctttCATCACTCTGGCTATCAAATCTTTACTGCATCTCAAAAATG GTATTTAAATGTCCTAATCTGAGAGAGCTGTCTCTTGATTTTACACGACAAGAAAATGATTCGACAGATCTTATCACGATGATGGAATGTTTGGGGCGTACCTGTCCAAGGCTAAGAAATATTCATGTTGCCTCAATTCATCTTTCTAATGAAGCTGTCCTCTCTCTTACAAGTGCAAATCTCAG GGATTTGCGTATGTTGTCATTGGTTCTGGGTTCAAGAATCACAGATGCTGCTGTAACTGCCATCGTTTCGTGTTGCACAAGTCTAGAATTGCTTGATTTGAGTGG GTCAAGCATCACTGACAGTGGAATCCGAATGATATGCAATGTATTTCCTGAAACTCTATCCAGACTCCTACTTGCTCTGTGCCCAAATATTACTTCGA ATGGAGTCCAGTTTGCTGCAGTTCAATTGCCTCTTCTCCAGCTAATTGACTGTGGGATGAGCATATGTGATACTGATTACCAGAACGAAAGTGCTGAAGAAAATGTATATCCCAATAATGAAAGGAGTGGAGAATATACCAAGTGCCAGAAATCATCTACCATGAAGTCACAGAAGATCTACCAAAAGCTTATTATAAAACATGGAACTCTGAGGAAGCTCAGTTTATGGGGTTGCTCAGGTTTAGAT ACCCTGTACTTGAACTGTCCGGAGCTCAATGATCTTAATCTTAACTCATGTACAAACTTACATCCGG AAAGGTTGTTGCTCCAATGCCCTAATTTGAAGAATGTACATGCTTCCGGATGTCAAGACATGCTAATTGGAGCTATACGGAATCAG GTACTCAATGAGTTTGCTGCTGCTGTCAAAGACCATTTACCATGTAAGCGACTAGCTGATGGATCTAAAAGGGTCCAGGTTCCCCATTTTGTCCAGCAG TTATCCGATGATGAGAAACAGAAGAGGAGAAGGATGACCCAATGCATTGTGCATCATGACTAA